From one Equus asinus isolate D_3611 breed Donkey chromosome 5, EquAss-T2T_v2, whole genome shotgun sequence genomic stretch:
- the RSRP1 gene encoding arginine/serine-rich protein 1 isoform X4 yields the protein MSLRMRRTPASGSFGASAQGSLSLRPDVGRGSYFYCCCRAAVEAGPGPRLRGKPSVGSFSVLSEAAAVACADFGARAVQTGPAAACVPGLPWASSSARFQELSSREGPSEEGELRPAPTDMSRYVTALWPGSPRDEGSPPAACSGRSSRRSSTSASRSSSGSSRAGSRVLNRSASGSRSPARRSRRSRSRSRRRPQRKYRRSSRSYSRSRSPSCRRLRARACGRARSRSRSRSRSRSRSRSRRRPQRKYRRSSRSYSRSRSPSRLRAPARGRARSGSRPRVWWRSGCGRAGSPARRRAWRGRSRTRSRSPTPFRLSERDRMELLEIAKANAAKALGTAKLELPASLRAVLVSKETDRGTAVPNRAAQFQKS from the exons ATGTCTCTGCGCATGCGCCGGACGCCAGCTTCTGGTTCTTTTGGCGCGTCTGCCCAGGGCTCGCTCAGTCTGCGTCCAGACGTGGGACGCGGGAGTTATTTCTACTGTTGTTGTCGAGCAGCTGTGGAAGCCGGTCCTGGTCCTCGGCTGCGGGGGAAGCCGTCCGTTGGGTCTTTCTCCGTCTTGAGTGAGGCAGCGGCGGTGGCCTGTGCTGATTTTGGCGCGCGGGCGGTGCAGACGGGGCCCGCCGCCGCCTGCGTGCCGGGCCTTCCCTGGGCTTCCTCCTCTGCTCGCTTTCAGGAACTGAGCTCTCGGGAAGGTCCCTCCGAGGAAGGGGAACTTCGACCCGCTCCGACCGACATGTCCCGCTACGTGACCGCCCTGTGGCCGGGCTCGCCGCGGGACGAGGGCTCGCCGCCCGCCGCGTGCTCGGGCCGCTCCAGCCGGCGGTCCTCGACGTCCGCGAGCCGCAGCTCCTCCGGGAGCTCGCGGGCCGGGTCCCGCGTCTTGAATCGCTCGGCGTCCGGGAGCCGGAGCCCGGCACGGAGAAGCCGCCGCTCGAGGTCCCGGTCCCGGCGGCGCCCGCAGAGGAAGTACCGGCGCTCCTCCCGCTCCTACTCGCGCAGCCGGTCGCCGTCCTGCCGCCGCCTCCGGGCTCGCGCGTGCGGCCGGGCCCGCAGCAGGTCCCGCTCgaggtcccggtcccggtcccggtccagGTCCCGGCGGCGCCCGCAGAGGAAGTACCGGCGCTCCTCCCGCTCCTACTCGCGCAGCCGGTCTCCGTCCCGCCTCCGGGctcccgcgcggggccgggcccgcaGCGGGTCCCGCCCGCGTGTCTGGTGGCGCTCCGGCTGCGGGCGCGCGGGGTCCCCGGCGCGGCGCCGAGCGTGGCGGGGCCGGTCCCGGACGCGGTCGCGGAGCCCGACGCCCTTCCGTCTGAGCGAGCGAG ATCGAATGGAGCTGTTAGAAATAGCAAAAGCCAATGCAGCAAAAGCTTTAGGAACAGCCAAGCTTGAATTGCCGGCTAGTCTCAGAGCGGTGCTTGTGTCTAAGGAGACTGACCGTGGAACAGCTGTACCGAACCGTGCCGCACAGTTTCAG AAATCATGA
- the RSRP1 gene encoding arginine/serine-rich protein 1 isoform X2, translated as MSLRMRRTPASGSFGASAQGSLSLRPDVGRGSYFYCCCRAAVEAGPGPRLRGKPSVGSFSVLSEAAAVACADFGARAVQTGPAAACVPGLPWASSSARFQELSSREGPSEEGELRPAPTDMSRYVTALWPGSPRDEGSPPAACSGRSSRRSSTSASRSSSGSSRAGSRVLNRSASGSRSPARRSRRSRSRSRRRPQRKYRRSSRSYSRSRSPSCRRLRARACGRARSRSRSRSRSRSRSRSRRRPQRKYRRSSRSYSRSRSPSRLRAPARGRARSGSRPRVWWRSGCGRAGSPARRRAWRGRSRTRSRSPTPFRLSERDRMELLEIAKANAAKALGTAKLELPASLRAVLVSKETDRGTAVPNRAAQFQIHVHARIWDTYYLDKILKTAFETK; from the exons ATGTCTCTGCGCATGCGCCGGACGCCAGCTTCTGGTTCTTTTGGCGCGTCTGCCCAGGGCTCGCTCAGTCTGCGTCCAGACGTGGGACGCGGGAGTTATTTCTACTGTTGTTGTCGAGCAGCTGTGGAAGCCGGTCCTGGTCCTCGGCTGCGGGGGAAGCCGTCCGTTGGGTCTTTCTCCGTCTTGAGTGAGGCAGCGGCGGTGGCCTGTGCTGATTTTGGCGCGCGGGCGGTGCAGACGGGGCCCGCCGCCGCCTGCGTGCCGGGCCTTCCCTGGGCTTCCTCCTCTGCTCGCTTTCAGGAACTGAGCTCTCGGGAAGGTCCCTCCGAGGAAGGGGAACTTCGACCCGCTCCGACCGACATGTCCCGCTACGTGACCGCCCTGTGGCCGGGCTCGCCGCGGGACGAGGGCTCGCCGCCCGCCGCGTGCTCGGGCCGCTCCAGCCGGCGGTCCTCGACGTCCGCGAGCCGCAGCTCCTCCGGGAGCTCGCGGGCCGGGTCCCGCGTCTTGAATCGCTCGGCGTCCGGGAGCCGGAGCCCGGCACGGAGAAGCCGCCGCTCGAGGTCCCGGTCCCGGCGGCGCCCGCAGAGGAAGTACCGGCGCTCCTCCCGCTCCTACTCGCGCAGCCGGTCGCCGTCCTGCCGCCGCCTCCGGGCTCGCGCGTGCGGCCGGGCCCGCAGCAGGTCCCGCTCgaggtcccggtcccggtcccggtccagGTCCCGGCGGCGCCCGCAGAGGAAGTACCGGCGCTCCTCCCGCTCCTACTCGCGCAGCCGGTCTCCGTCCCGCCTCCGGGctcccgcgcggggccgggcccgcaGCGGGTCCCGCCCGCGTGTCTGGTGGCGCTCCGGCTGCGGGCGCGCGGGGTCCCCGGCGCGGCGCCGAGCGTGGCGGGGCCGGTCCCGGACGCGGTCGCGGAGCCCGACGCCCTTCCGTCTGAGCGAGCGAG ATCGAATGGAGCTGTTAGAAATAGCAAAAGCCAATGCAGCAAAAGCTTTAGGAACAGCCAAGCTTGAATTGCCGGCTAGTCTCAGAGCGGTGCTTGTGTCTAAGGAGACTGACCGTGGAACAGCTGTACCGAACCGTGCCGCACAGTTTCAG ATCCATGTGCATGCTAGAATTTGGGACACGTACTACTTGGATAAGATACTGAAGACAGCTTTTGAAACTAAATGA